From Arachis stenosperma cultivar V10309 chromosome 2, arast.V10309.gnm1.PFL2, whole genome shotgun sequence, one genomic window encodes:
- the LOC130963245 gene encoding uncharacterized protein LOC130963245: MSQDHRQLDRSLICWVILPLIQSNPSVSIMILQGAVQASYHFKSSYRKVWMAMQKAIAQIYGDWEESYNKVPKLLQALQSYFPSTICDLRVKPFYDGHLLVRDCSMFDKVFWFFLSCVEAFKHCKPLVSVDGMHLYGRYGGVMLIAVAQDGNRNILPITFAIMESESTELWSFFLTNLRCHVTPQDGLLVISDRSQAIKAALSSNDSGWHPPRAYHAYCIRDMATNCMTRFKSAEGKRYAINAAYSPSKVGYEWYMDALRGVSPTMVDWAGRFRKEIWLQHCDSGRRFGHMTTNLSECINAVLKGTRYLSISAILRITYERLQK, from the coding sequence ATGTCTCAAGACCATCGTCAGCTAGACAGAAGTCTGATCTGTTGGGTCATCTTGCCATTGATTCAGTCCAACCCCTCTGTAAGCATTATGATTTTGCAAGGTGCGGTCCAAGCAAGCTATCACTTCAAATCATCCTATAGAAAGGTGTGGATGGCCATGCAGAAGGCAATTGCACAAATCTATGGGGATTGGGAAGAGTCGTACAACAAGGTTCCCAAGTTGCTTCAGGCACTACAGAGCTATTTTCCTAGTACCATTTGTGACCTACGCGTCAAACCATTCTACGATGGACACCTCCTGGTACGTGACTGCAGTATGTTCGACAAGGTATTTTGGTTTTTCCTGTCATGTGTCGAAGCCTTCAAGCATTGCAAGCCCCTTGTCTCTGTAGATGGTATGCATCTATATGGCAGGTATGGTGGCGTGATGCTTATTGCGGTGGCGCAAGATGGGAATAGAAATATCCTGCCTATTACTTTTGCCATTATGGAGTCCGAGAGCACCGAGTTATGGTCGTTCTTCCTAACTAATCTGAGATGCCATGTCACCCCACAAGACGGCCTGCTGGTTATCTCCGACAGATCTCAGGCTATCAAGGCCGCGCTTAGCTCTAATGACAGTGGTTGGCATCCCCCAAGAGCCTACCATGCTTACTGCATAAGAGACATGGCTACAAACTGCATGACTCGGTTCAAGTCAGCCGAGGGCAAGAGGTACGCCATTAACGCTGCTTATAGTCCAAGCAAGGTTGGTTATGAGTGGTACATGGATGCGTTGAGAGGAGTCTCGCCTACAATGGTTGATTGGGCTGGTCGTTTTAGGAAGGAGATTTGGCTACAACATTGCGACAGCGGGCGTCGGTTTGGTCACATGACGACAAATCTGTCAGAGTGCATTAATGCAGTGTTGAAGGGCACCCGATACTTGTCGATTTCTGCCATTTTGCGCATCACGTACGAGAGATTACAGAAGTGA